One stretch of Marinobacterium iners DNA includes these proteins:
- the yaaA gene encoding peroxide stress protein YaaA, translated as MLTLVSPAKTLDYESPLATDTYTQPRFTEQSQQLIETLRQLSVQDVAELMKLSDKLASLNVARYQSWEPKHTPDNARPAVLAFKGDVYTGLDAESFSEADFSFAQQHLRILSGLYGVLRPLDLLEPYRLEMGTRLKTASGDNLYQFWGERITAALNEELKTSDDVVVNLASNEYFKSVQPKALNARLITPVFKDFKNGQYKIISFYAKKARGLMSRYIIQNRIDAPEAIKAFDLEGYYFSQEQSKGDTWVFLRDEVPAS; from the coding sequence ATGCTGACACTGGTTTCACCAGCCAAAACGCTTGATTATGAATCCCCTCTCGCTACCGATACCTACACCCAGCCACGCTTTACCGAGCAGTCACAACAGCTGATCGAGACACTGCGTCAGCTTTCGGTTCAGGATGTTGCCGAGCTGATGAAACTCAGTGACAAGCTGGCCAGTCTTAATGTGGCACGCTACCAGAGCTGGGAGCCCAAACATACGCCGGACAATGCCCGCCCCGCCGTATTGGCTTTCAAGGGAGATGTGTACACCGGTCTGGATGCCGAGAGCTTCAGCGAGGCTGACTTCAGCTTCGCACAGCAGCATCTGCGCATTCTGTCAGGCCTGTATGGCGTGTTGCGTCCGCTGGATCTGCTGGAGCCCTACCGCCTGGAGATGGGAACTCGACTGAAAACCGCTTCTGGCGACAACCTTTACCAGTTCTGGGGCGAACGCATTACCGCCGCACTGAACGAGGAATTGAAAACATCCGATGACGTAGTGGTCAACCTGGCGTCAAATGAATACTTCAAGTCGGTACAGCCCAAGGCGCTCAACGCCCGACTGATCACCCCGGTATTCAAGGATTTCAAGAACGGTCAATACAAGATCATCAGTTTCTATGCCAAAAAGGCACGCGGCCTGATGAGCCGTTACATCATCCAGAATCGCATCGATGCGCCTGAAGCGATCAAGGCGTTTGATCTGGAGGGGTATTATTTCAGCCAGGAACAAAGCAAGGGCGATACCTGGGTATTCCTGCGAGATGAAGTGCCCGCCAGCTGA
- a CDS encoding DUF2789 domain-containing protein, whose translation MDTSAHTFSALFEQLGLPADNDSIEQFIRTHRLFSSEIQLHEASFWNETQAEFLREAISSDSDWAEIVDELNNSLH comes from the coding sequence ATGGATACATCCGCTCACACCTTCAGCGCCCTGTTCGAACAGCTCGGCCTGCCGGCAGACAATGACTCAATTGAGCAGTTTATTCGCACCCACCGGCTGTTCAGCAGCGAGATTCAGCTGCATGAGGCGTCATTCTGGAACGAAACCCAGGCCGAGTTTCTGCGCGAAGCGATCAGCAGTGATTCCGATTGGGCTGAAATAGTTGACGAACTGAACAACAGCCTGCATTAA
- a CDS encoding tryptophan--tRNA ligase — MSKQTVLTGITTTGTPHIGNYLGAIKPAIEASENPAFNSYFFLADFHALIKCQEPDRVARSTREIAATWLALGLDTNKATFYRQTDIPEITELTWILTCQTSKGLMNRAHAYKASVDANREAGKEDLDDGVTMGLFSYPILMAADILMFNADTIPVGKDQVQHIEMARDIAGRFNHQFEPLFTLPQAQVDEETQLIPGLDGRKMSKSYNNTIPLFCSSDELRRLINQIVTDTREPGEPKDPDNTLMHLYRCFATEAESAAMRQRFIDGIGWGAAKTELFEYLDAQLSSPRARYNELMNDLGEVEAVLLKGAERAREYATPFLDKVRHAVGIRSLTDTSTTQQQKVAKEKEKSEEEIARVEEGRRRAILMQIRPLLEQVEQAEDKTAAAVALVAEKSAEVEALKKKARQKAQNELDLLKEELAAYL, encoded by the coding sequence ATGAGCAAACAGACCGTTCTGACCGGTATTACCACCACCGGTACCCCGCATATTGGTAACTATCTGGGCGCCATCAAGCCCGCCATTGAAGCGAGCGAAAACCCCGCTTTCAACAGCTACTTCTTTCTGGCTGATTTCCATGCGCTGATCAAGTGCCAGGAGCCTGACCGGGTCGCGCGTTCCACCCGTGAAATTGCGGCAACTTGGCTGGCATTGGGGCTGGACACCAATAAGGCGACTTTCTACCGTCAGACCGACATTCCTGAAATCACAGAGCTGACCTGGATTCTGACCTGCCAGACCTCCAAAGGGCTGATGAACCGTGCCCATGCTTACAAGGCCTCGGTGGATGCCAACCGTGAGGCCGGTAAGGAAGACCTGGATGACGGTGTCACCATGGGTCTGTTCAGCTATCCGATATTGATGGCCGCCGACATCCTCATGTTCAATGCCGACACTATCCCGGTGGGCAAGGATCAGGTGCAGCATATCGAGATGGCGCGTGATATCGCCGGTCGATTCAACCATCAGTTTGAGCCCCTGTTCACCCTGCCGCAGGCGCAGGTGGATGAAGAAACTCAGCTGATTCCGGGGCTGGACGGCCGCAAGATGTCCAAGAGCTATAACAACACCATTCCATTGTTCTGTTCGTCAGATGAGCTGCGCAGGCTGATCAATCAGATCGTGACCGATACCCGTGAGCCGGGTGAACCCAAAGATCCGGACAATACCCTGATGCACCTCTATCGCTGTTTTGCGACCGAAGCGGAAAGTGCCGCCATGCGTCAGCGGTTTATCGACGGGATCGGCTGGGGGGCTGCCAAAACTGAACTCTTCGAGTACCTGGACGCCCAGCTGTCTTCGCCGCGTGCCCGTTACAACGAACTGATGAATGACCTGGGTGAAGTGGAAGCGGTACTGCTCAAAGGCGCTGAGCGTGCGCGGGAATATGCAACTCCGTTTCTCGACAAGGTGCGCCATGCCGTCGGTATCCGTTCACTGACCGATACCAGCACTACACAGCAGCAGAAAGTGGCGAAAGAAAAGGAAAAGAGTGAAGAAGAGATTGCCCGTGTCGAGGAAGGGCGCCGTCGTGCCATCCTGATGCAGATTCGTCCCCTGCTGGAGCAAGTGGAACAGGCTGAAGACAAGACCGCTGCAGCGGTAGCATTGGTCGCTGAAAAGTCGGCTGAAGTTGAAGCGTTGAAGAAAAAAGCACGTCAGAAGGCTCAGAATGAGCTGGATCTACTCAAGGAGGAGCTGGCGGCCTATCTCTAG